From a single Nostoc edaphicum CCNP1411 genomic region:
- a CDS encoding P-loop NTPase fold protein has product MKTTLNLSRFYKACNPSYTLNTSNVLDRQYYIDFADVRGCKIVEELQRTIIRISPDEPTCQLFTGHIGCGKSTELQRLKTELEVAGFHVVYFESSQDLDMADIDVSDILLSVARQVSASLEAINIKLKPGYFTNLFKEVGDFLQSPIELSGQAELSLGIAKITAKTKDSTQMRNQLRQYLEPRTNSILQAINEEILEKAVEQLKLRGQKGLVVIVDNLDRVDMRPLASGRSQPEYLFIDRGEQLRRLKCHLVYTIPLTLIFSNEYETLKNRLGGGIAPKVLPMVLVRQRDGSDYEPGMSLVRQLVLARAFPEVPLNSRLLLITELFDHSQTLDRLCRVSGGHIRNLLGLLYSCLQRQDPPFSRDCLEAVIKDYRDDLLLAIDESQWELLFEVVQQQRVKGESDYQSLLRSMYLFEYRDPLGRWFGISPALAETEKVLAWQQNK; this is encoded by the coding sequence ATGAAAACGACATTAAATTTGTCACGTTTTTATAAAGCATGTAACCCAAGCTACACGCTAAATACAAGTAACGTGCTAGATCGTCAGTATTACATAGATTTTGCTGATGTCCGTGGTTGCAAGATCGTCGAAGAATTGCAACGGACTATCATTCGGATTTCTCCTGATGAGCCAACCTGTCAGTTATTTACGGGTCACATTGGCTGCGGTAAGTCAACGGAATTGCAGCGCCTCAAGACAGAACTAGAAGTGGCGGGATTTCATGTAGTTTATTTTGAGTCCAGTCAAGACTTAGACATGGCGGATATTGATGTCAGCGATATTCTGCTGAGTGTAGCCCGTCAAGTCAGTGCCAGTTTAGAAGCGATTAACATCAAACTCAAACCCGGTTACTTTACCAATTTGTTTAAAGAAGTAGGCGATTTTTTGCAAAGCCCCATAGAGCTTTCTGGACAAGCAGAATTGTCTTTGGGTATTGCCAAAATTACTGCCAAAACCAAAGATAGCACCCAGATGCGGAATCAACTGAGGCAATATCTGGAACCACGTACCAATAGTATTTTGCAGGCGATTAACGAAGAAATTTTAGAAAAAGCTGTTGAACAGCTAAAGCTCCGGGGTCAAAAAGGACTGGTAGTGATTGTAGATAATTTGGATCGAGTAGATATGCGTCCCTTAGCATCGGGGCGATCGCAACCAGAATATCTCTTCATCGACCGAGGTGAACAGTTACGCCGACTCAAATGCCACCTAGTTTACACCATTCCTCTAACATTAATTTTCTCCAATGAGTACGAGACACTAAAAAATCGCCTGGGGGGAGGGATTGCACCAAAAGTACTGCCAATGGTATTGGTGCGGCAAAGAGATGGCAGTGACTACGAACCAGGGATGTCACTAGTGCGCCAGTTAGTTCTCGCAAGAGCTTTTCCAGAAGTTCCTTTGAATAGCAGGCTTTTATTAATTACAGAATTATTCGATCATTCCCAAACCTTGGATCGTCTATGTCGCGTCAGTGGTGGTCACATTCGTAACTTATTGGGTTTACTTTATAGCTGCCTGCAACGACAAGATCCACCTTTTTCTAGGGACTGCTTAGAAGCCGTGATTAAAGACTACCGCGACGATCTGCTATTAGCTATTGATGAATCCCAGTGGGAATTATTGTTTGAAGTAGTGCAGCAGCAGAGAGTTAAAGGTGAGTCGGACTATCAAAGCTTACTAAGAAGTATGTATCTGTTTGAATATCGCGATCCTCTAGGACGCTGGTTTGGTATCAGTCCAGCCTTGGCAGAAACAGAAAAAGTTTTAGCTTGGCAACAAAACAAGTAA
- a CDS encoding cell division protein FtsQ/DivIB has translation MAGIISVSRTDLAQRRKKLRRQRQMKIIQAIWRTFAITGLAGGLLWMAVQPVWMLKAPKQIVMKSGNKLLSDETTQSLLVLSYPQSLWRIEPSAIANSLKKQPTIAQAIVRRRLFPPGLFIEIQERVPVAVTQTRDNKKVTIGLLDASGAWIPLEKYTSLNPTRKLPNLRVIGSPKQYYLYWTQLHEAVSQSSVKVMEVDCQNPTNLILKTELGNVHLGVPGPQLSEQIKLLAQMRHLTAKFNSGQIEYIDLKNPEFPLVQMNQKDQKSTPKIPKNI, from the coding sequence ATGGCTGGCATAATATCAGTTTCCCGCACGGATCTAGCCCAGCGTCGTAAAAAATTACGTCGGCAGCGGCAGATGAAAATTATTCAGGCTATTTGGCGAACCTTTGCTATTACTGGTTTGGCGGGTGGATTACTGTGGATGGCAGTCCAACCAGTGTGGATGCTAAAAGCTCCCAAGCAAATAGTGATGAAATCAGGCAATAAATTACTGTCGGATGAAACAACTCAGTCACTGTTGGTGTTATCTTACCCCCAGTCTTTGTGGCGGATTGAACCGTCGGCGATCGCTAACTCTCTGAAGAAACAACCAACTATTGCCCAAGCGATCGTGAGACGCCGCCTCTTTCCTCCTGGATTATTCATCGAAATTCAAGAACGAGTACCTGTAGCAGTAACTCAAACACGTGACAACAAAAAAGTAACTATTGGCTTACTAGATGCAAGTGGGGCCTGGATACCCTTAGAAAAATACACATCACTGAATCCCACTAGGAAATTACCAAATCTCAGAGTAATTGGTTCACCAAAACAATACTACCTCTACTGGACTCAACTTCATGAAGCTGTCAGCCAAAGTTCTGTGAAAGTGATGGAAGTTGATTGCCAAAATCCAACGAATTTAATTTTGAAAACAGAATTAGGAAATGTGCATCTCGGCGTTCCAGGCCCTCAGTTATCTGAACAAATCAAGCTACTCGCCCAAATGCGGCATTTAACAGCAAAATTCAATTCTGGTCAAATAGAGTATATTGATCTGAAAAATCCCGAATTCCCCTTAGTACAAATGAACCAAAAAGATCAAAAATCAACTCCTAAAATCCCTAAAAATATCTAG
- the ftsZ gene encoding cell division protein FtsZ, with translation MTLDNNQGLNYKNSQSTGQPGFSLAVNSTNPFNNSGLNFGQNHDNKKISAENSRIGEIVPGRVANIKVIGVGGGGGNAVNRMIESDVSGVEFWSINTDAQALTLAGAPSRLQIGQKLTRGLGAGGNPAIGQKAAEESRDEIATALEGADLVFITAGMGGGTGTGAAPIVAEVAKEMGALTVGVVTRPFVFEGRRRTSQAEQGIEGLKSRVDTLIIIPNNKLLEVIPEQTPVQEAFRYADDVLRQGVQGISDIITIPGLVNVDFADVRAVMADAGSALMGIGVSSGKSRAREAAIAAISSPLLECSIEGARGVVFNITGGTDLTLHEVNAAAEAIYEVVDPNANIIFGAVIDDRLQGEVRITVIATGFTGEVQAAVQQSVANVRVAPNASKRTTTPQPAVNPPTSTPSSTPTPTPIPEPKEKPGLDIPDFLRNRRTPRN, from the coding sequence ATGACACTTGATAATAACCAAGGACTTAACTATAAAAATTCCCAATCTACGGGACAGCCGGGATTCTCTCTGGCAGTTAACTCGACCAATCCCTTTAATAACTCTGGGCTGAACTTCGGACAAAATCACGATAATAAGAAGATTTCTGCGGAAAATAGCCGAATAGGTGAGATTGTTCCTGGTCGGGTGGCCAACATCAAAGTGATTGGTGTCGGTGGTGGTGGTGGCAATGCTGTTAACCGCATGATCGAGTCTGATGTTTCTGGGGTAGAGTTTTGGTCAATTAACACTGATGCCCAAGCTTTAACTCTGGCAGGCGCTCCAAGTCGATTGCAAATTGGACAGAAGCTAACGCGGGGTTTAGGAGCAGGCGGTAATCCTGCAATCGGTCAAAAGGCAGCTGAGGAATCACGGGACGAAATTGCTACAGCTTTGGAGGGTGCAGACTTAGTATTTATTACTGCTGGTATGGGTGGTGGTACTGGGACGGGTGCAGCCCCAATCGTGGCAGAAGTAGCTAAAGAAATGGGCGCTCTCACTGTTGGTGTTGTCACACGTCCATTTGTCTTTGAGGGACGCCGCCGCACTAGCCAAGCAGAACAAGGTATTGAAGGACTAAAAAGTAGAGTAGATACACTGATCATTATCCCCAACAACAAACTGCTGGAAGTGATCCCCGAACAAACACCTGTGCAAGAAGCTTTTCGTTATGCAGATGATGTGCTGCGTCAAGGGGTGCAAGGTATTTCTGATATCATCACGATCCCCGGTTTGGTAAACGTTGACTTTGCTGATGTTCGGGCTGTGATGGCAGATGCGGGATCGGCATTGATGGGAATTGGCGTTAGCTCTGGAAAATCTAGGGCTAGAGAAGCTGCGATCGCAGCTATTTCTTCACCGTTACTAGAATGTTCTATTGAAGGCGCAAGAGGGGTTGTATTTAATATTACTGGTGGTACTGACCTCACCTTGCATGAAGTGAATGCTGCCGCAGAAGCAATCTATGAAGTAGTTGATCCCAACGCCAATATTATTTTTGGGGCCGTAATTGATGACAGACTTCAAGGTGAGGTGAGAATTACTGTAATTGCCACTGGGTTTACAGGTGAAGTACAAGCTGCGGTACAACAAAGTGTGGCTAACGTTCGAGTAGCACCGAATGCCTCGAAGCGAACAACAACCCCGCAACCCGCAGTTAATCCCCCAACCTCAACTCCAAGTTCAACTCCAACTCCAACTCCAATTCCAGAACCAAAAGAAAAACCTGGATTGGATATACCTGATTTTCTGAGAAACCGACGTACACCAAGGAATTAA
- the gshB gene encoding glutathione synthase has product MKLAFIIDPIHLLDPCHDTSVALIEAAQILGHEVWVTQANLLSVVEGKAWAFLQRVEVVPVQLLERRWVAVNPWYKLSDSSLTSLETMDAVFMRTDPPVNDSYLYATYILDYIDQNKTLVINSPSGIRGANEKMYALQFTKAIPETIVSADKEFIRQFVEAKGATVLKPLGNKAGEGILFLQSGDRNFNSIVELSTLQGRVPVMVQTYLPEAKEGDKRIILLNGEPIGALNRLSSGTDFRNNMATGGTVAQTEITPREYEICTQLAERLRQDGLIFVGIDIIGGYLTEVNVTSPTGIREIDRLDGTLLGHQVIQWIEQTSVGYLRE; this is encoded by the coding sequence GTGAAACTGGCTTTTATCATTGATCCTATCCATCTGCTTGACCCGTGTCATGATACCAGTGTTGCCTTAATTGAAGCAGCGCAAATCCTGGGACACGAAGTCTGGGTGACTCAAGCAAATTTGCTGAGTGTGGTGGAGGGCAAAGCTTGGGCTTTCCTACAGCGAGTTGAAGTTGTACCAGTGCAGTTGCTGGAGAGACGCTGGGTAGCGGTGAATCCTTGGTATAAGTTGAGCGATTCCTCCTTAACTTCTTTAGAGACAATGGACGCCGTATTTATGAGGACAGATCCACCAGTCAATGATTCCTACCTCTATGCCACCTATATTCTCGATTACATTGACCAAAATAAAACCCTGGTAATTAACAGTCCGAGCGGCATCCGAGGGGCAAATGAAAAAATGTATGCCCTCCAGTTTACTAAGGCGATTCCAGAAACCATTGTCAGTGCTGATAAGGAGTTTATCCGGCAATTTGTGGAAGCAAAAGGGGCTACGGTTCTCAAACCACTAGGTAACAAAGCTGGGGAAGGAATTTTATTTTTGCAATCAGGCGATCGCAATTTTAACTCCATTGTCGAACTCAGTACCCTCCAAGGCCGAGTGCCAGTAATGGTACAAACCTATTTACCAGAGGCAAAAGAGGGAGATAAGCGAATTATCCTGCTCAATGGCGAACCGATTGGTGCGCTCAATCGCCTCTCTAGTGGAACTGATTTTCGTAATAATATGGCAACTGGTGGTACAGTCGCTCAAACCGAAATTACGCCAAGAGAGTATGAAATCTGTACCCAATTAGCCGAACGCTTACGCCAAGACGGCTTAATCTTTGTGGGTATTGACATTATCGGTGGCTACCTGACTGAAGTTAACGTCACCAGTCCCACCGGAATTCGTGAGATTGACCGACTAGATGGCACTCTCCTTGGTCATCAGGTAATTCAATGGATTGAACAGACTTCCGTTGGATACTTGCGTGAGTAA
- the grxC gene encoding glutaredoxin 3, which produces MAAKVEIYTWRTCPFCIRAKSLLKNKGVEFIEYSIDGDEAARSKMAQRANGRRSLPQIFINDDHVGGCDDIHALDSQGKLDELLTSSNSV; this is translated from the coding sequence ATGGCTGCAAAAGTAGAAATTTACACTTGGAGAACTTGCCCGTTTTGTATCCGTGCCAAAAGTTTGCTGAAAAACAAGGGTGTTGAATTTATCGAATACAGCATTGATGGAGATGAAGCAGCCAGAAGTAAAATGGCTCAAAGGGCAAATGGACGCCGCTCTTTACCGCAAATTTTCATTAATGATGATCATGTTGGTGGTTGTGATGATATCCATGCTTTAGATAGTCAAGGCAAGCTGGATGAGCTACTAACTTCTAGCAATAGCGTTTAG
- a CDS encoding PEP-CTERM sorting domain-containing protein (PEP-CTERM proteins occur, often in large numbers, in the proteomes of bacteria that also encode an exosortase, a predicted intramembrane cysteine proteinase. The presence of a PEP-CTERM domain at a protein's C-terminus predicts cleavage within the sorting domain, followed by covalent anchoring to some some component of the (usually Gram-negative) cell surface. Many PEP-CTERM proteins exhibit an unusual sequence composition that includes large numbers of potential glycosylation sites. Expression of one such protein has been shown restore the ability of a bacterium to form floc, a type of biofilm.) produces the protein MKHLFSTTTIPAFLAATAVVISSSAFAPANAASMNFTINDFTGSDTQVKFTLDDSIAGSGKVQFKVDYLSTGSNKIADIRGIFFNILDNSLLSGLQVVGKDVTASKFGPAGTVDSVGGNSNNLNGNGNQKNFFDAGVEIGQEGIGQGKGDIQSTIFTLSHTSKALTLAQFSQENFGVRLMSVGSGSNRNGSSKLKGQAPYYTPPPPPPKKVPEPTTVVALGLFAVGALRIAKKKPLVSASMTVA, from the coding sequence ATGAAACATCTATTTTCCACCACAACAATACCTGCGTTTTTGGCTGCTACTGCCGTGGTGATATCGTCTTCTGCTTTTGCCCCTGCTAATGCCGCTTCGATGAATTTCACTATCAACGACTTCACAGGTTCGGATACTCAGGTGAAGTTTACCTTAGATGACTCAATAGCGGGGTCTGGCAAAGTTCAGTTTAAAGTAGATTATTTATCCACTGGTAGCAACAAAATTGCTGACATACGAGGTATTTTCTTTAACATTTTAGATAACTCACTTCTTAGCGGTCTTCAAGTAGTAGGTAAAGATGTAACAGCTAGCAAATTTGGCCCTGCTGGAACAGTTGACTCTGTGGGCGGCAATAGTAACAATTTGAACGGCAACGGGAACCAGAAGAACTTCTTTGATGCTGGTGTAGAAATTGGTCAAGAAGGTATAGGTCAAGGAAAAGGCGATATTCAATCTACCATCTTTACCCTATCCCATACTTCAAAAGCTTTAACGTTGGCTCAGTTTTCTCAGGAAAACTTTGGAGTGCGCCTAATGAGTGTTGGTTCTGGAAGCAATCGTAACGGAAGCAGTAAACTCAAAGGACAAGCCCCTTACTATACACCCCCACCACCACCACCTAAAAAAGTGCCTGAGCCTACTACAGTAGTTGCCCTTGGTCTATTTGCTGTGGGTGCGCTGAGAATAGCGAAGAAAAAGCCTTTAGTATCAGCTTCAATGACAGTCGCCTAG
- the hflX gene encoding GTPase HflX — translation MCAYINRRGQVIRVGVGTPRQTQIPPMELPRYGAERLSGIRCIATHLKPEPPNEAALTAMALQRLDALVVLNITGTGFTRRGGGATGYVKEAYLAHLTPQDSRTLIPSPAAVKVEESQFGFAHSKQIQTPSWNISSPLSLDDLADQDLVDLVENLEAEFQREFIAQEVDADHDRVLIVGLMTSEMTPLQFQDTLVELARLVDTAGGDVLQTIQQKRSRVHPQTVVGEGKVQEIALTAQTLGVNLVVFDRDLSPSQVRNLEMQIGIRVVDRTEVILDIFAQRAQSRAGKLQVELAQLEYMQPRLAGRGRTMSRLGGGIGTRGPGETKLETERRAIGQRISRLQKEVNQLQAHRSRLRQRRQHREVPSVALVGYTNAGKSTLLNALTNAEVYTADQLFATLDPTTRRLAIPYGETNEHQEILITDTVGFIHELPASLMDAFRATLEEVTEADALLHLVDLSHPAWLRHIRSVREILAQMPITPGPALVVFNKIDQANSETLALAREEFPLAVFISASQRLGLETLRHRLAQLIQYAVDCG, via the coding sequence GTGTGCGCTTACATCAACCGTCGCGGACAAGTGATTCGCGTCGGGGTAGGCACACCGCGTCAAACGCAAATACCACCGATGGAATTGCCCCGTTATGGTGCAGAACGACTCAGTGGTATTCGTTGTATCGCCACCCATCTCAAGCCAGAACCGCCCAACGAAGCGGCACTCACAGCTATGGCACTGCAACGCTTAGATGCCCTAGTTGTCCTAAATATTACCGGAACCGGATTCACACGGCGGGGAGGCGGTGCGACTGGGTATGTAAAAGAAGCTTATCTAGCTCATCTGACACCCCAAGACTCTCGCACCCTGATTCCTAGTCCTGCTGCTGTCAAAGTAGAGGAAAGCCAATTCGGCTTCGCTCACTCTAAACAAATCCAAACCCCAAGTTGGAATATATCGTCACCTCTGAGCTTGGATGATCTGGCAGACCAGGATTTAGTAGACTTGGTAGAAAATCTGGAAGCGGAATTCCAGCGCGAATTTATCGCCCAGGAAGTAGATGCTGACCACGATCGCGTGCTGATTGTGGGGCTGATGACCAGTGAGATGACTCCCCTACAATTCCAAGACACCCTAGTAGAATTGGCACGTTTAGTTGATACCGCTGGCGGAGATGTATTACAGACAATACAACAAAAGCGATCGCGCGTTCATCCCCAAACGGTAGTTGGCGAAGGTAAGGTGCAAGAAATTGCCCTAACGGCTCAAACACTAGGGGTTAATCTCGTTGTCTTCGACCGCGACCTCTCACCCTCCCAAGTCCGCAACTTAGAAATGCAAATTGGTATCCGGGTGGTTGACCGCACCGAAGTAATTTTGGATATCTTTGCCCAACGCGCCCAGTCTCGTGCCGGGAAGTTGCAAGTAGAACTAGCACAGTTAGAATACATGCAGCCGCGACTAGCAGGTAGAGGTCGCACCATGTCCAGATTAGGTGGTGGTATAGGGACTCGTGGCCCTGGTGAAACAAAATTGGAAACTGAACGCCGTGCCATTGGGCAGCGCATTTCCCGACTGCAAAAAGAAGTGAACCAGTTACAAGCCCATCGTTCGCGGTTACGGCAGCGACGGCAGCATCGGGAAGTTCCTTCAGTGGCTTTGGTTGGATATACCAACGCTGGTAAGTCCACTTTGCTGAATGCTCTCACCAATGCAGAAGTTTATACAGCCGACCAGTTATTTGCTACTCTCGATCCTACCACCCGCCGTTTGGCGATTCCTTATGGCGAAACAAATGAACATCAGGAAATTCTGATTACAGATACAGTAGGGTTTATACACGAACTGCCTGCCTCACTAATGGATGCCTTCCGCGCCACCCTAGAGGAAGTTACAGAAGCCGATGCCCTACTACACTTGGTGGATTTGTCTCACCCAGCTTGGTTGCGTCATATTCGCTCAGTCAGAGAAATATTGGCACAAATGCCAATAACACCTGGCCCTGCGCTGGTTGTTTTTAACAAGATTGATCAGGCTAATAGTGAGACACTGGCTCTAGCTAGGGAAGAATTCCCTCTAGCAGTGTTTATTTCTGCGAGTCAGCGCTTGGGATTAGAAACCCTACGTCACCGCCTTGCCCAGCTGATCCAATATGCCGTTGACTGTGGGTAA
- a CDS encoding helix-turn-helix domain-containing protein, whose product MKSYSVDLREKIVAAHLQKNISIRKVANIFSVSKSLVQKLVKQQKLEGNLQSKPRGKPQFSHLTNADIELRELVESYPDATLIELCELFADKTGNWVGQSAMCRALQKLGLNRKKKRSGVPKLLLRESCI is encoded by the coding sequence ATGAAGTCATACTCTGTCGATCTTCGAGAAAAAATAGTTGCAGCACATCTTCAAAAAAATATCTCAATCAGAAAAGTAGCTAACATATTTTCCGTCTCAAAAAGTTTAGTTCAAAAGCTTGTAAAACAACAAAAACTTGAAGGAAATTTACAATCCAAGCCGCGAGGAAAGCCACAATTTAGTCATCTAACAAATGCTGACATAGAGTTGAGAGAATTAGTTGAATCATATCCAGATGCAACATTGATAGAGTTGTGTGAATTATTTGCAGACAAGACTGGTAATTGGGTAGGTCAAAGTGCAATGTGTCGGGCGTTACAGAAATTAGGATTAAATCGTAAAAAAAAACGAAGCGGAGTACCCAAGCTCTTACTGAGAGAGTCCTGCATTTAA
- a CDS encoding transposase, whose product MPVHKWEQELTLLTPFYRGSKVTVIGAISLKKVVALMTMNGSMDGIAFELFIEKFLVPHLWSGAVVVMDNLSAHKLDSIVPMIEAVGAKVICLSSYSPDFNPIELWWSQLKSFLRNFAPTTTEMVDKLISVALDLINPQHLRNWFASCCYCTS is encoded by the coding sequence ATGCCCGTTCACAAATGGGAACAAGAGCTTACTCTCTTAACCCCCTTCTATAGAGGCTCAAAAGTTACAGTAATTGGAGCAATTAGTCTTAAAAAAGTAGTTGCATTAATGACAATGAATGGTTCAATGGATGGCATTGCATTTGAATTATTTATTGAGAAGTTTTTAGTACCACATTTATGGTCAGGAGCAGTAGTGGTGATGGATAATTTATCCGCACATAAACTAGATTCAATTGTGCCAATGATTGAAGCTGTAGGTGCGAAAGTTATTTGTTTATCCTCATACTCCCCCGATTTTAATCCAATTGAATTATGGTGGTCACAACTTAAATCTTTTTTACGCAATTTTGCTCCAACTACAACAGAAATGGTTGATAAACTAATCTCAGTTGCACTCGACTTAATAAATCCTCAACATTTAAGAAACTGGTTTGCTAGTTGCTGCTACTGTACCTCATAA
- a CDS encoding UPF0175 family protein translates to MMSQLKIDYPETLPDALQQMQEQFEQEAKMAMAVKLFEMKRISSGLAAQLAGINRITFLLNLHRYSTYGCYEVQ, encoded by the coding sequence ATTATGTCACAACTTAAAATTGACTATCCAGAAACTTTACCAGATGCTTTACAGCAAATGCAAGAACAGTTTGAACAAGAAGCAAAAATGGCAATGGCAGTTAAACTATTTGAAATGAAACGCATTTCTTCTGGTTTAGCTGCACAGTTAGCAGGTATAAATAGAATAACTTTTTTACTTAATTTACACCGTTACAGCACCTACGGCTGTTATGAGGTACAGTAG
- a CDS encoding tetratricopeptide repeat protein: MNPNLSDWDDDLPPEPEEAYQDLLRALKRKSGFGLFFVQCTPGEADKFIVKLPQEIPQKKIAVLRLVEAIDNLYQPVAEFVKDKQIDILLIKGLEYSLYKYEKRNFGEITEGQFSNLTSVPHILNHLNQQRERFRDDFPITFVFLLRSFSISYFIHRAPDFFDWRSGVFELPTTPEVVIEESYRILYEGEDEEYEELNLEQKIEKLLEIQDLLQPKFQTETRKSILLLELGKLLVTINEYEAALAYYNKALIIQPDFYKLWQERAYVFIFFARYEEAIINYKKALQINSDSCEAWFYRGFALQNLGSHQEAAKSYLQAVKIKPNSYEAWYYRALALMSLGNYKKALVSLEQVLKIKPNFYRAWYSRGLSLERLGQFEEALVSYDQAVKIKPNFLLAWYYKGIVLRNLGRYEDVLIFYERAAKIKPNNYDDWYCQGIILGKLGRYREAIASYNQALKIKPTSHEAWYESSHVLRKLGYYQEAINSFAQAVKNDPNFYKTNYIKIIIFQICKLLLIVVKMLPKLINFFKILLKLMVLRR, encoded by the coding sequence ATGAATCCAAATTTAAGTGATTGGGATGATGATTTACCCCCAGAACCAGAAGAAGCTTATCAAGACTTACTTCGCGCACTGAAGCGGAAATCAGGATTTGGTTTGTTTTTTGTCCAATGTACACCTGGGGAAGCAGACAAGTTTATTGTCAAACTTCCCCAGGAGATTCCGCAGAAGAAGATTGCAGTTTTGCGCTTGGTTGAGGCGATTGATAATTTATATCAACCAGTAGCAGAGTTTGTTAAAGACAAGCAAATTGATATTTTATTAATTAAAGGTTTGGAATATTCTTTATATAAATATGAGAAAAGAAATTTTGGGGAAATTACCGAAGGACAATTTAGTAATTTAACCAGTGTACCGCATATTTTAAATCATTTAAACCAGCAGCGAGAACGCTTTAGAGATGATTTCCCGATCACCTTTGTTTTTCTTCTGCGTTCATTTTCAATTAGCTATTTTATTCATCGCGCTCCAGATTTTTTTGATTGGCGTTCTGGGGTGTTTGAATTACCCACAACACCAGAGGTGGTAATTGAAGAATCATATCGTATACTTTATGAAGGAGAGGATGAAGAATATGAGGAACTCAATTTGGAACAAAAAATAGAGAAACTTCTGGAAATTCAAGACCTGCTACAACCAAAATTTCAGACTGAAACTCGAAAATCTATTTTACTACTTGAACTCGGAAAATTATTAGTTACTATTAATGAATATGAGGCAGCGCTTGCATATTATAATAAAGCTCTAATAATTCAGCCAGATTTCTACAAACTTTGGCAAGAAAGAGCTTATGTTTTTATATTTTTTGCTCGTTATGAAGAAGCAATTATTAACTATAAAAAAGCTTTGCAAATCAACTCTGATTCCTGCGAAGCTTGGTTTTATCGCGGCTTTGCGTTACAAAATTTAGGAAGCCATCAAGAGGCAGCAAAATCCTATTTGCAAGCAGTGAAAATTAAACCTAATTCCTACGAAGCCTGGTACTATCGAGCCTTAGCTCTAATGAGTTTGGGAAACTATAAAAAAGCATTAGTATCCTTGGAGCAAGTTTTGAAAATTAAACCTAATTTTTACAGAGCTTGGTATTCTCGGGGCTTATCGCTAGAGAGATTAGGGCAATTTGAAGAAGCGCTTGTGTCCTACGACCAAGCTGTGAAAATTAAACCTAATTTTCTATTAGCTTGGTACTACAAGGGTATTGTACTACGGAATTTAGGACGCTATGAAGACGTACTCATATTTTATGAGCGAGCTGCGAAAATCAAACCTAATAACTACGATGATTGGTACTGCCAAGGCATTATACTAGGGAAGTTAGGACGTTATAGAGAAGCGATCGCATCCTACAACCAAGCCTTGAAAATTAAACCTACTTCACACGAAGCTTGGTACGAAAGTAGCCATGTACTACGGAAGTTAGGATATTATCAAGAAGCAATCAACTCCTTTGCTCAAGCTGTGAAAAACGACCCTAATTTCTACAAAACTAATTATATCAAAATTATTATATTCCAAATATGCAAATTACTATTAATAGTAGTAAAAATGTTACCCAAACTAATTAATTTTTTTAAAATTTTGTTAAAGTTGATGGTTTTGAGACGTTGA